One genomic window of Kiritimatiellia bacterium includes the following:
- a CDS encoding mevalonate kinase translates to MIAIAPGKLILSGEHAVVYGRPALAMAIDRCAQSVIAPLAGDRISFNLLDLKQSDSFTVRALNELKNRVLRNYQLFLNGELSIREVLHKPIELFEFAFITVLDGLHLKFGGGLEIRTRSNIPIGCGMGSSAATILSMLRAIGHYFRVEFRPDWFFKYSMEAEKLQHGYPSGVDSYISLHGGCALFQDGKAEPVPLPRLQIYLVNTGTPASTTGECVVAVRKQFAKDPIWNDFEAVTREVEKAIRANDRDAFRQMIAENHRLLCRIGVVPEKVRQFIAEIEARDGAAKICGAGAVTGNNAGMVLVVSETPPVDLCKRYGYELLTVRGDPLGARIV, encoded by the coding sequence ATGATCGCCATTGCCCCTGGCAAATTGATCCTAAGCGGCGAACATGCCGTCGTTTACGGCCGCCCCGCTCTCGCGATGGCCATCGACCGCTGCGCCCAGTCCGTCATCGCCCCATTGGCCGGCGATCGGATCTCCTTCAATCTGCTGGATCTAAAGCAAAGCGATTCTTTTACCGTCCGCGCACTCAACGAGCTGAAAAATCGCGTTCTCCGAAACTATCAGCTTTTCCTCAATGGCGAACTGAGCATACGGGAAGTCCTTCACAAGCCGATCGAGCTGTTTGAATTCGCGTTCATCACGGTCCTCGACGGCCTTCACCTGAAATTTGGCGGCGGCTTGGAAATTCGAACGCGCTCCAATATCCCGATCGGCTGCGGCATGGGTTCCTCTGCCGCGACCATCTTGAGCATGCTGAGGGCCATCGGCCACTATTTCCGTGTGGAGTTTCGGCCCGACTGGTTTTTCAAATACAGCATGGAGGCCGAAAAACTTCAGCACGGCTATCCCAGCGGCGTCGATTCCTACATCTCGCTCCACGGGGGCTGCGCCCTCTTCCAGGACGGAAAAGCCGAGCCCGTGCCGCTGCCGCGCCTCCAAATTTACCTTGTCAATACCGGTACGCCGGCTTCCACAACCGGCGAATGCGTGGTGGCGGTGAGAAAACAGTTTGCGAAAGATCCTATCTGGAACGACTTCGAAGCCGTCACACGAGAGGTCGAAAAGGCCATTCGGGCCAACGACCGAGACGCCTTTCGCCAAATGATCGCCGAAAACCACCGCCTGTTGTGCCGAATCGGTGTCGTACCTGAAAAAGTGCGCCAATTCATCGCCGAAATTGAGGCACGCGATGGTGCCGCGAAGATTTGCGGAGCCGGCGCTGTGACAGGCAATAATGCGGGGATGGTTCTTGTCGTCAGCGAAACACCACCGGTGGACCTCTGTAAACGATACGGCTACGAACTGCTGACGGTCCGAGGTGATCCGCTGGGCGCCCGGATTGTTTAG
- a CDS encoding GHMP kinase gives MIRWAPGLFSGSLVIVAASAPGSLMLLGEHAVLHGRISAVMAIQRRIRVRLALRPDRDVRIDSSLGFHQTTLDDVAPHPSFRFLLAAVCCFKAWLPRGVDIKVESDFSHTVGFASSAATTVAAVAALRSLSGLSAKPNEILADAVEIIRAVQGRASGADAAAAVFGGVVAYRAEPLEVRKLHATLRGLAVYCGYKTPTPQVIQFVENHWKDRRRELDLLYDRIGANADEGIAALERGDLAAFGRALDQGQLLMDQLGVNTPELQAIVERLRSDPGILGAKISGSGLGDCAIGIGAPTLPWRDYAVFPVETDRSGVRIE, from the coding sequence GTGATCCGCTGGGCGCCCGGATTGTTTAGCGGATCGCTCGTGATCGTTGCGGCCAGCGCACCCGGCAGCCTGATGCTCCTTGGTGAGCATGCCGTCCTGCATGGCCGAATTTCGGCCGTCATGGCCATCCAGCGAAGGATTCGCGTTCGCCTTGCGCTCCGACCCGACCGTGACGTCCGCATAGACTCCTCCCTCGGATTCCACCAAACCACGCTGGACGATGTGGCCCCCCACCCTTCTTTCCGATTTCTTCTGGCGGCGGTCTGCTGTTTCAAAGCCTGGCTGCCGCGAGGCGTGGACATAAAGGTGGAATCGGACTTCTCGCATACGGTCGGATTCGCCTCATCGGCGGCTACCACCGTTGCCGCTGTCGCCGCTTTGCGAAGCCTCTCAGGTTTGTCTGCAAAACCGAACGAGATTCTCGCCGATGCCGTCGAAATCATTCGTGCCGTGCAGGGCCGCGCGTCCGGGGCAGACGCAGCCGCCGCGGTGTTTGGCGGCGTGGTTGCCTATCGCGCCGAACCGTTAGAGGTTCGAAAGCTGCACGCGACATTGCGCGGCCTCGCGGTCTACTGCGGATACAAGACGCCGACGCCGCAGGTCATCCAGTTCGTGGAAAACCATTGGAAAGACAGACGGAGGGAGCTCGATCTCCTCTACGATCGGATCGGGGCTAACGCCGACGAGGGAATCGCGGCTCTGGAGCGCGGGGATCTGGCCGCCTTTGGCCGTGCGCTGGACCAAGGCCAGCTTTTGATGGATCAACTCGGCGTCAACACGCCAGAACTCCAGGCGATTGTCGAGAGGCTTCGGTCGGACCCCGGAATCCTTGGAGCCAAAATTTCAGGATCGGGCCTGGGCGATTGCGCCATCGGCATCGGTGCCCCGACGCTGCCGTGGCGAGATTACGCAGTTTTTCCCGTGGAAACGGATCGTTCCGGCGTTCGCATCGAATAA